One window of the Mycobacterium sp. SVM_VP21 genome contains the following:
- a CDS encoding DUF4334 domain-containing protein: MNDELARKTFNALKERTDQIPDAEIDEFWTTLPPATVEQMIGEWRGGEFVTGHKMNGLLEKARWFGKTFNSITDVQPLVCLDEDGNKFSNTQLGKGEASLWAEEFRGEVVATMVYDGQPTHDHFKRVDDNTVLGIMNGKAGVLDNGRYFYFYLERV; the protein is encoded by the coding sequence ATGAATGACGAGCTGGCCCGCAAGACGTTCAATGCGCTCAAGGAGCGCACCGACCAGATCCCCGACGCCGAGATCGACGAGTTCTGGACGACGCTGCCGCCGGCCACTGTCGAGCAGATGATCGGCGAATGGCGCGGCGGGGAGTTCGTCACCGGCCACAAGATGAACGGCCTCTTGGAGAAGGCCCGCTGGTTCGGCAAGACGTTCAACTCGATCACCGACGTGCAGCCGCTGGTGTGCCTGGACGAAGACGGCAACAAGTTCTCCAACACCCAACTCGGTAAGGGCGAGGCGAGCCTGTGGGCCGAGGAGTTCCGCGGCGAGGTAGTCGCGACCATGGTCTACGACGGTCAGCCCACCCATGACCACTTCAAGCGGGTCGACGACAACACCGTGCTGGGCATCATGAACGGCAAAGCCGGAGTGTTGGACAACGGCCGGTACTTCTACTTCTATCTCGAGCGGGTGTAG
- a CDS encoding TerC/Alx family metal homeostasis membrane protein, which produces MDIAGWLWALTIVGLLGLLAFDFFMHVRKAHIPTLKESALWSAGYIGVAVLFGVGVFVFGGADPGSEYFAGYVTEKALSVDNLFVFLVIMASFRVPRADQQKVLLFGIVMALAARTGFILLGAALINRFAWVFYFFGLLLLLAAGNMLKSGSAGEAHRTPDVIVGLVKKVVPTSERYDGDRLFTRIDGRWAITPMVLVMLAIAGTDVLFALDSIPAIFGLTQNSYLVFTATAFSLLGLRQLYFLIDGLLDRLVYLSYGLAVILGFIGVKLIMHAMHEGGAGGIEIGTGPSLLVIVGVLAVTVVASLRHHREAPDATRSKTEPELVLHR; this is translated from the coding sequence ATGGACATTGCCGGATGGTTATGGGCATTGACGATCGTCGGCCTACTAGGGCTCCTGGCGTTCGACTTCTTCATGCATGTCCGCAAGGCACACATTCCGACGCTGAAGGAATCCGCGCTCTGGTCCGCCGGCTACATCGGCGTCGCGGTGCTCTTCGGGGTCGGCGTGTTCGTCTTCGGTGGAGCTGACCCAGGCTCCGAGTACTTCGCCGGCTACGTCACCGAGAAGGCGCTCTCGGTCGACAACCTGTTCGTGTTCCTGGTCATCATGGCCAGCTTCCGGGTGCCGCGCGCCGACCAGCAGAAGGTTTTGCTGTTCGGAATAGTCATGGCGTTGGCCGCGCGGACCGGCTTCATCTTGCTCGGTGCCGCGCTGATCAACCGTTTCGCCTGGGTTTTCTACTTCTTCGGCCTGCTCCTGCTGCTGGCGGCGGGCAACATGCTCAAGTCGGGCAGCGCAGGGGAGGCGCACCGAACCCCGGATGTCATCGTCGGGCTGGTGAAGAAGGTGGTGCCCACCAGCGAGCGCTATGACGGCGACCGGCTGTTTACCCGGATTGACGGGCGCTGGGCGATCACCCCGATGGTGTTGGTGATGCTGGCGATCGCCGGCACCGACGTGCTCTTCGCGCTCGACTCGATCCCGGCGATCTTCGGCCTGACCCAGAACAGCTATCTCGTGTTCACCGCGACGGCCTTCTCCCTGCTGGGCCTGCGACAGCTCTACTTCCTGATCGACGGCCTGCTCGACCGGTTGGTGTACCTGTCCTACGGACTGGCGGTGATCCTCGGCTTCATCGGCGTGAAGCTGATCATGCACGCGATGCACGAAGGGGGCGCCGGTGGCATCGAGATCGGCACCGGACCGTCGCTACTGGTGATCGTCGGCGTGCTCGCGGTCACCGTCGTCGCCTCACTGCGGCACCATCGGGAGGCACCGGACGCAACCCGGAGCAAGACCGAGCCCGAGCTTGTACTGCACCGCTGA
- a CDS encoding TIGR03086 family metal-binding protein, with protein sequence MASDLRPGPDAPPADELAGAEAALGVLVQVLHHISSDELTNPTPCSEFDVAQLTEHLLNSIHVLGGAAGAVFAEGDTAEPPERQVVAAARPALDAWHGRGLQGTVAIGPNELPATMAVGILALEFLVHAWDYATATGRTVQVAEPLAEYVLSLAHAIITPAGRVRAGFDAPVDAPDSASSLHRLIAFTGRS encoded by the coding sequence ATGGCCTCCGATCTGCGACCCGGTCCCGACGCACCCCCTGCCGACGAGCTGGCCGGCGCCGAAGCCGCCCTTGGGGTGTTGGTCCAGGTGCTGCATCACATCAGCAGCGACGAATTGACCAATCCGACACCGTGCTCGGAATTCGACGTCGCACAGCTGACCGAGCATCTGCTGAACTCCATTCATGTCCTGGGTGGCGCGGCCGGTGCCGTGTTTGCCGAAGGCGACACCGCCGAGCCGCCGGAACGGCAGGTCGTCGCCGCGGCCCGGCCGGCTCTGGACGCCTGGCACGGGCGCGGCCTGCAGGGCACCGTCGCGATCGGCCCCAACGAGCTGCCTGCGACGATGGCGGTGGGCATTCTGGCGCTCGAATTCCTGGTGCACGCGTGGGACTACGCGACGGCGACGGGCCGCACGGTGCAGGTGGCCGAACCGCTGGCCGAGTACGTGTTGAGCCTGGCGCACGCGATCATCACACCCGCGGGCCGGGTGCGAGCGGGGTTCGACGCCCCGGTGGACGCCCCCGATTCGGCATCGAGCCTGCATAGGCTGATCGCCTTCACCGGACGGTCATAA
- the hisC gene encoding histidinol-phosphate transaminase: protein MTARLRPEIAALPAYVEGKTVPGSIKLASNETVFPPLPSVAKAVEAALATTNRYPDNGYAALRARLAEHVGFSREHVAAGCGSVSLCQQLIQISAGAGDEVVFGWRSFEIYPLQVRTAGAVPVQVPLREHTYDLDAMLAAITERTRLIFVCNPNNPTSTVVDPHALERFVAAVPPHILIAIDEAYVEYIRDGLLPDSLGLVRRHRNVVVLRTFSKAYGLAGLRLGYAVGDPEIITALGKVYVPFTVSSVAQVAGIASLDAAEELMARTDTVVAERARVSAALRDAGFELPDSQSNFVWLPLAERTADFVAAAASARIVVRPYGQDGVRVTIGAPEENDALLRFAQTYR, encoded by the coding sequence GTGACCGCCCGACTGCGCCCGGAGATCGCCGCGCTGCCAGCCTACGTCGAGGGTAAGACGGTCCCCGGATCGATCAAACTCGCCAGCAACGAGACGGTGTTCCCGCCGTTGCCCAGCGTGGCCAAAGCCGTCGAAGCCGCCCTGGCCACCACCAACCGCTACCCGGACAACGGCTACGCCGCGCTGCGGGCCCGGCTCGCCGAGCACGTCGGGTTCAGCCGAGAGCACGTGGCGGCCGGTTGCGGCTCGGTGAGCCTGTGCCAGCAGCTCATCCAGATCAGTGCCGGAGCCGGCGATGAGGTGGTGTTCGGCTGGCGCAGCTTCGAGATCTACCCGCTGCAGGTACGCACCGCCGGCGCGGTGCCGGTGCAGGTGCCGCTGCGCGAGCACACCTACGACCTGGACGCGATGCTGGCCGCCATCACCGAGCGCACCCGGCTGATCTTCGTCTGCAACCCGAACAATCCGACGTCCACCGTCGTCGACCCCCACGCGCTCGAGCGGTTCGTCGCCGCGGTGCCACCGCACATCCTGATCGCCATCGACGAGGCCTATGTGGAGTACATCCGCGACGGCCTGCTGCCCGACAGCCTGGGACTGGTGCGGCGCCACCGGAATGTGGTTGTGCTGCGCACGTTTTCAAAAGCCTACGGGCTGGCCGGACTGCGCCTGGGTTACGCGGTCGGCGATCCGGAGATCATTACCGCACTGGGCAAGGTCTACGTACCCTTCACGGTGTCGAGCGTGGCGCAGGTCGCCGGAATCGCCTCCCTGGACGCCGCCGAGGAGCTGATGGCCCGCACCGACACGGTGGTCGCCGAGCGGGCCCGGGTCTCCGCTGCACTGCGTGACGCCGGATTCGAGCTGCCGGATTCGCAGTCCAACTTCGTGTGGCTGCCGCTGGCCGAGCGCACCGCCGACTTCGTAGCCGCTGCCGCGTCGGCCCGCATCGTGGTCCGCCCCTACGGGCAAGACGGAGTGCGGGTGACCATCGGCGCGCCGGAAGAGAACGACGCGCTGTTACGGTTCGCACAGACGTACCGCTGA
- a CDS encoding SRPBCC family protein, translating to MHATATATVAASAAQVWAVLSDYEGMSSWAPGLKITVIRPGTPEPNGVGAQRRIQAVPGMAPLVEEIIAFEPDQRLSYRGVSGIPFRNYVGDVALRSTDAGTEISYTVSADNRLPGVAAVLAQGLLFGLKRAVNKAA from the coding sequence ATGCACGCGACTGCGACTGCCACCGTCGCCGCATCTGCGGCTCAGGTGTGGGCGGTGCTCTCCGACTACGAGGGCATGTCCAGCTGGGCCCCCGGACTGAAGATCACCGTGATCCGGCCGGGAACACCCGAGCCCAACGGCGTCGGCGCCCAGCGTCGCATCCAGGCGGTGCCGGGCATGGCGCCGCTGGTGGAGGAGATCATCGCGTTCGAGCCGGATCAGCGACTGAGCTATCGGGGCGTCTCAGGCATCCCGTTTCGCAACTACGTCGGCGACGTGGCCCTGCGGTCGACAGACGCCGGCACGGAGATCAGCTACACCGTCAGCGCCGACAACCGCCTGCCCGGGGTCGCCGCGGTGCTGGCGCAAGGCCTGCTGTTCGGCCTCAAGCGGGCCGTGAACAAGGCCGCCTGA